A stretch of DNA from Bactrocera neohumeralis isolate Rockhampton chromosome 6, APGP_CSIRO_Bneo_wtdbg2-racon-allhic-juicebox.fasta_v2, whole genome shotgun sequence:
AACAAATTGATAATATTATGTTTAAGTTAAAAgaactatatataaaaatttaatctacCATGGATGTGAACCATAAAAACTGCCAATATTATGTAGAATGTTATATCTGAAGAATTCATACGGTGTAATGATAATCCTACCATGCCAGTAAGTATCTATTGCCACACAAACTGCACCAACTAAcaatctataaaaaattaaagcggTTAAAATGACAAATTCatgacttttttatttcgtCTCCACTTACCcaataaccaaaaaatgtttgaagatgAGATCACTTGCTGACAAACGACTTTTACGCAAATGATAAATGCATAATGGTATCCAAATAATGGCTGAAGTAGGCCTTAAGAAACAACAAATTGCCGCAAACCATAAATATGTGGTATTTTCCCCACTCCAAGGAAAGTAACTCAAAGCTATGGTAGTCAGTGATGTTTCTAGAGTATTTGATAAAGTTCGTGAACCGATATAGAACCAAAACCACGGCACAAGGACTAAAAACAACGCCCATTTCTTTTTACCAGACCACACAAAGAATCTATAGTCTGAATAAGCCGACAATGTGGCCTGCAGTATGCGGGGTACAATTacctataaaatattattgcagAATTAGTTTTGCATAAGGGTACATTAAAATAATAGCATACTTACCAATAACTGCACCGTATCTAAATTAAGTAAGgctaataatttgtaaacacCTGCTATCAATAATGGGTACACATAGCTGCGTATTCCCTGCACCCATTCCCACGTTAGATATCCATATCTGTTTAAATTAGCAAATATTGAGAAAATCTCAAATGTTACTAATTAGTTCTAAATTAAAACTAACTTACCCAAAAGTTAATTTATGGGCCACCTCCAAGCTTTGCCAATATTCATCCGGCACATAGGACGTTTGGACTATAAACACCGATGCAAGTCGTACTGCCAATATTAGCAGAAATACCAATAGCAAATTCATCTTATTCCtaatatgtaagtaattttttataaaaatgtatattctaTATGaacagtaataaatattttgtatatctaAAAACTAGAGTGTATAACTATTTACGTAAGCAATGCTaacataatttttctaaataatgaataaaacacatattaaagtattaaaataataaatgaaatcacATAAGAATTTTAGTTTAGTAGATCATTGGGTAATTATACAACTTTGATTGGTCTTAAACACACGCAAGAAAAATATAAGAacgctaaaaatatataagaattgcTTCATTGGTTCTCTGTGGGAGGTTTCTTCACATGAATTCTGTTTATATTGTTTGCAGAAGTAATGcgttaattataaaatttgttacaattataattcactttttgtaaattctaaattttcattGATATGTCGAATTCCGCGCGACTATCAAACAACCATAACCTTAAAAAATTGGTATACACGTCAACTGGTAGCAACTTTTACCTagcttatatttattttctaaaatgtaaTAGCGAAACTGGTTCTGATAGCTcttcacatatatttatacgttTGGCACAATTAAGTCTTTTACAATTTAATAGAAATGGTCATAAAGACCTACTCGAATTTTCACACATTCAATGGCAAAAGAATCTTTATTTTGCTCTGCTAATTCGCCGATCACAAAATGCCTAAAAATAACACAACAAAACCAGTCATGAACTCAGTACCAAAATAAAATCACTGGAAATGGTTGCTAAGTACGCCATGACGTCATCAATAAAAACGTTGACAACTGCTTACACTGGCGTTCATTAATTGTTCGCCATATGAAGTTAAATtcttctaaatttgtatatttataactaggatatttcaaaaaaaaaaaataaataaatactatacttttatatactgaattaattaattcatttgaATACCTATTTACCTAAAATTTAACTAGATATTATAGTTAAAATATATGGTTCTCAATTTAAATGTGTCACTAATCAGTAGTGTAAGCACCTTGTTAATACAAAGttgcatttttttgaaattgtaggGTTTCCTGTAATACTAAAACATGTGCACCCTATATAACAATACAgttgataattttaatttattattatttttttcatttaaaaatctgCAAGTTTTGCGAtcattatttataaaactgCCTTAACTCATGcgtttacatataaatttgagCATTATTGAAACGATGTATAACTGAAatgaaaacagaaacagaatacgataaattaataacagaaacaaaatattttagaacagAAACCTTTTATATACTcataatacatgtatgtatatcggtcATATCGTTAATGAAAAAATCTGTTGTTTTATTGATGGAAAGCTGTTTCactgtgaaaattaaataatcaaacaaaaaaaagaaagatattttcgttactttggaactaatttttattattgaaaaaaaaaaaaaataaaatatttaacggaACGCGGCTCGCAAGTTCACTTGTTCCTTATGACGTTTTAAATATTCATAGACAAAAGCacggaaaattttattaaaattacgaaTCGATGGCCAATGCAAATTTGCCGCATTATCGTTCGGTGTGTGCCACTGTGGTGGAAACGGTGTTGTTATGAGATGTAAAACCGGCACATctgtaataaatacaaaaaaatagaaaacgaaCAAAAGCCGTTACTAATAAGTATATAAACAAAGTAAGTGCAGAAAATGAGAATAAAAAAATCTCAACGTACTTTGTTGTAAAAATGGCCTGTGATCGTCATCGATAAACCCGGTTGATGGGCGTCTCATAAACATCAGATTCTTTCCCTCAAGTTTCTTGCCTGCTGACAAAGACAGTTCAATTTCCGATAAGCTATGATGTAAGCCATAAGTATTTGGATAAAAACTGTAGAATTTTGGATTGGCAGCGCCAATCAAGTCGAGTAGCACCAAGACTTCCTAGAATACAAAAGTAAATGAATAAGTTCGACATTTAAGTAGTACTAGTTATCAACTACTCACAATTCGATCTATGCTGCGCCCTAGACCCCCTGAGGTACGTGTATTTGACAATTTCGTTGCCAAGTGACGCGATCCATATATCGAATCGGTATCCGACCAATCCTTTATAGCTTCCTCACCatcgaaaaatattaactagAATATGTTGGTATGTTTATTATAACTGTTAAACgttaaaatgtgtttatatCACCATTAACCCAATATCGCTGCGATCTTTGAAATTGCCCAAAAGGTACGATGATAATGTCTTAGCGGTATTCAACATAGTGGCACAAGGCACTGCTGAATCTATAGCTGCTACGAAACCGGGATcatcttgaaaatatttgctgtCATAATGGCAAGCCAGCGCCAAAAAATCGCGAGCGTTGGGATTTAAGACGCCAATAATGTTTGTGAAAGTAACATTTCCGAGAATGGGGACCCTTTCGGAAAATTGGTCAACTTCTGTGCTGAATCCGAGTGTATTTAGTTCCCTGTAGAAATGTAATAAAAAGGTAATAAAATGGCATGTAAGAAAGCGATTTGTTCGGACGGAACCGAAATAAACCGAATTAATTGTAAGGTTCGAAAACATTCGTTATATAGAGTAATTTATATCCAGTACAgggtatattatttttattttttttaagtttgccagccagaagaaaacgtcgcagtccctataaagtatatgtataaacgaTCAGCGTCACGAACCgaatcgatttagtcatgttcgCACGTCTGTCGAACGAACTAGgccatcagtttttgagattaaATTTCGCATTCGTCGGtttctttccaagaagctgttcatatCTCGGAACTATAGCTTTTGGACCACTTTAGGATATAGCTGACATATAAagtgatcaatcaaaatcaattttttatttcgcaaTATATCTTCACCGAATGTGGCGCGGGTTATTATttaaggcaacggtacaatttCTAAAGATATTGTTCATCGGTCCATAACTGCTCTGGAAActcattgaataaaataaaaatcttgtaaggaaaacttttttagttgacgcTATATCTTCAccaattttttcatagaatattGTCCCAGAAAAATTCTACATTTAGTAGAGGGAGGAAACATTTCTGCAATTATTTTGAAGAATGCtcccgagttgacagtccttgaccgaaAAAAACTCGCCCTGTTACTTAGATCCGATTGTCGTGGGCTATAGGCCTAACCGATTTGATGTTATTGTATAGGTGGAACAATTAGTTCCACATATCTGGAGCGGACATAAACTTTCATTCGGGAAAAGACCGTCATCACCGCATTCATTCTCCAACAACAACATGGAAGGCACCTGTTTCTGTCTCTGCATGGAGTGGGAGCTTTATAACTCATTTTATCAGAGATTTGTTAccacaactttttttcaaataatattattttaaggtGTCACGAAAACGCGTTGGGTCAAACTAACTTTAAAACTGTCGCAGCTTCTTATGAGAgcatcaaaaacaaaatcatacAAATATAAGGTTCCATGATTCATAATATTTATCTTGAAAACATCATGCCGAAAATAGACACTGAAAGTAATACACAGTTAAAAGAAATGTAAAGTTAAGCTACCAATCACCTTTTTATGAAATTCTCAACTTCTTTGTGGCCAGTCGTGCCCACCACTCTGGGTCGCATAATACCCGCCAATGTCCGGTTGAAATGCTGATTGTCATCTGGAAACTGCACAaacaaatatgtgtacatattacatattagttatgcacatatatacatatatgtatatatataaatatgtaaattgataTTTAACCGACTTGTGTGACATCCAGCGCCAAAACCGCCAAGACCAATAACTGAATGGTTAGACCAGAAACTAAGGCAGACCGCAACATTTTGTCGTTAAAACTTATTACTTCGTAAGTAAGCGATTTCTTATATTCCACCGTTAAATGGAATCACAAATATTCGCACATGGAACGATCCGAACAAAGTTTACGTGTTCACCAACATCAAAATACACCGACCAACTAAAAATAAGAGTGCCAAACTGTTGTTGATACAAGCGGAgctttccaataaaaaaattacaacaacaaaaactgcgaAATAACAAACTAAATTTAAACTAGCTTTTAGAGAGAAATAGCGCCCAGAGCTCAAAGTGAGTCTCTCATATTTTGTAGTTCACgagttgtttgtatatacatatgtatttactcaTGAACATTAGGTTTGTGGGCACGCTGGGCATTAACTCAGTAAACTCAAACTGAAGTATTTTCAACTACATTTAGTCattgtggtttttattttttatatttaagtctTGTTCAAGTCTGAAATCAATGGGTTATATACAGTTTGAAGGccgaaaaaagtgaattttccagaattttttctgagaaaacttttaaatttattaatccaaaaatttgtacacattttatgGTATTtcttaactgtattttaagacttagtacaAGTATTAGCCCTCTCTGAAAGACCTTTTGCgatgaccactatatctctgaactggatcctctgaaattaaaaaaactaaacagatttcattaaagtaatgttaaatctagtaaagtaaatcaaagaaataagcaaaataaaattatttgacaaaatggcggtttctaaaaaaaatcgatttttgaccaaaattacggccttaaattgtttataaaaaaatatttagcgatgaaaaaaaatattcgtttaattattaaaaattgatttaagaagctcgtgttaaaatttgagactaatcggttttgccattttcgagtaatgttgagTTTGAAAAACTAtactgagaaaaacgcgtttaaagtttggtctTGTACTTTCGA
This window harbors:
- the LOC126762059 gene encoding glutaminyl-peptide cyclotransferase-like codes for the protein MLRSALVSGLTIQLLVLAVLALDVTQFPDDNQHFNRTLAGIMRPRVVGTTGHKEVENFIKRELNTLGFSTEVDQFSERVPILGNVTFTNIIGVLNPNARDFLALACHYDSKYFQDDPGFVAAIDSAVPCATMLNTAKTLSSYLLGNFKDRSDIGLMLIFFDGEEAIKDWSDTDSIYGSRHLATKLSNTRTSGGLGRSIDRIEVLVLLDLIGAANPKFYSFYPNTYGLHHSLSEIELSLSAGKKLEGKNLMFMRRPSTGFIDDDHRPFLQQNVPVLHLITTPFPPQWHTPNDNAANLHWPSIRNFNKIFRAFVYEYLKRHKEQVNLRAAFR